A DNA window from Nitrospira sp. contains the following coding sequences:
- a CDS encoding D,D-heptose 7-phosphate kinase (MaGe:77308350), which produces MIISRTPFRISFFGGGTDYPVWFKEHGGAVLATTIDKYCYISCRHLPPFFEHKTRIAYSRIEHAKDNAEIEHPAVKGVLQYLNVTDGLEIHHDGDLPARTGLGSSSSFTVGLLHALYALRHRMPAKAELAQAAIHVEQEILQESVGSQDQMLAAYGGLCRLNFGQTGEVGYTPIIMKPERLQAFQDHLLLYFTGFSRTASDIAKEQIEKTKQRRVELFAMLQMVQEGVSILTGDHDLSDFGELLHEAWMVKRGLTSKITTPFIDQIYDAARGAGALGGKLLGAGGGGFMLIFAKPELHAKIHAALPGLLHVPFQFERAGSQIVFYQQDVPITRAPAWGEKQSLVNLAAQSLQEWKRNAA; this is translated from the coding sequence ATGATTATCAGCCGCACACCCTTTCGCATTTCCTTCTTCGGAGGCGGAACCGATTATCCCGTGTGGTTTAAAGAACACGGCGGCGCCGTGCTCGCCACCACCATCGATAAGTATTGTTATATCAGCTGCCGGCACCTCCCGCCGTTCTTCGAGCATAAGACGCGCATTGCCTATTCGAGAATCGAGCATGCGAAGGACAATGCCGAGATCGAGCATCCTGCAGTCAAGGGCGTGCTGCAATATTTGAATGTAACGGACGGTCTTGAGATCCATCACGACGGCGATCTGCCGGCCAGAACCGGGCTGGGGTCCAGTTCCTCCTTTACCGTCGGCCTGCTGCATGCCCTCTATGCCCTTCGCCATCGCATGCCGGCCAAAGCGGAACTGGCGCAAGCGGCTATTCATGTCGAGCAGGAGATCTTGCAGGAATCCGTCGGCTCGCAAGACCAGATGCTGGCTGCCTACGGAGGACTCTGCCGGCTCAACTTTGGGCAGACTGGAGAGGTCGGATATACCCCGATCATTATGAAGCCGGAGCGGTTGCAGGCATTTCAGGATCACCTGTTGCTGTACTTCACGGGGTTTTCCCGCACGGCATCGGATATCGCCAAGGAGCAGATCGAGAAAACCAAACAGCGCCGCGTCGAACTCTTTGCCATGTTGCAAATGGTGCAGGAGGGCGTGTCCATCCTCACGGGCGATCACGATCTGAGCGATTTCGGCGAACTGCTTCACGAAGCCTGGATGGTCAAGCGCGGGCTCACCAGCAAAATTACAACACCCTTTATCGACCAGATCTATGACGCGGCCAGGGGAGCCGGGGCGCTGGGAGGCAAACTGCTTGGCGCCGGCGGCGGCGGGTTCATGCTTATTTTCGCGAAACCCGAGTTGCACGCGAAGATTCATGCGGCGCTTCCAGGACTGCTCCATGTGCCGTTTCAATTCGAGAGGGCGGGCAGCCAAATCGTGTTCTACCAACAGGACGTGCCGATCACGCGCGCGCCGGCCTGGGGAGAGAAACAGAGTCTCGTGAACCTGGCCGCGCAAAGCCTGCAGGAATGGAAGAGGAACGCCGCCTAA
- a CDS encoding UDP-glucose 4-epimerase (MaGe:77308351), with amino-acid sequence MTTPRTHVLVTGGAGYIGAVLCKQLLDRGYRVTVLDNFMYRQNSLLDCCAFEAFQVVRGDCRDERVVTDLLREADIIIPLAALVGAPLCNRDRVGAYSINFEAVQMIAKLASLNQQIIFPVTNSGYGIGQPGVPCTEDSPLRPISLYGETKVKAERVVLDRGNAITLRLATVFGASPRMRMDLLVNDFVWRAVHDRAVVVFEGHCKRNYIHIRDVVQAFLHAIDHFDSMKNRAYNVGLDDANLSKLELCQEIKTLIPQFVFFEAPIGEDPDKRDYIVSNERILSTGFKPDWPLARGIRELTKCYTIVSGTGYGNV; translated from the coding sequence ATGACGACACCACGCACACATGTCCTTGTGACCGGCGGCGCCGGCTATATCGGAGCGGTGCTCTGCAAACAGCTGCTCGACCGCGGCTATCGCGTCACTGTGCTGGATAATTTTATGTATCGACAAAACAGCCTGCTGGATTGCTGCGCCTTCGAGGCCTTCCAGGTTGTGCGCGGCGATTGCCGGGATGAGCGCGTGGTGACGGATCTCCTGCGCGAGGCGGACATCATTATTCCGCTCGCCGCGCTGGTCGGTGCCCCGTTATGCAATCGCGACCGGGTCGGGGCGTACAGCATTAACTTTGAAGCCGTGCAGATGATCGCGAAGCTCGCGTCGTTGAATCAGCAGATCATCTTTCCGGTGACTAACAGTGGGTATGGCATCGGACAGCCGGGTGTGCCCTGTACAGAGGATTCGCCGCTACGGCCTATCAGCCTGTATGGCGAGACAAAGGTCAAGGCCGAACGTGTCGTGCTGGATCGCGGCAACGCGATCACGCTCCGGCTGGCGACCGTCTTTGGCGCATCGCCTCGAATGCGGATGGATCTCCTGGTCAACGACTTCGTCTGGCGCGCGGTGCATGACCGGGCCGTCGTGGTATTCGAAGGCCATTGTAAACGGAACTATATCCATATCAGAGACGTCGTACAGGCCTTTCTCCATGCGATCGATCATTTCGACAGCATGAAGAATCGAGCCTACAACGTCGGCTTGGACGACGCGAACCTCTCGAAATTGGAGTTGTGCCAGGAAATTAAGACACTGATTCCGCAGTTTGTCTTCTTCGAAGCGCCGATCGGAGAAGATCCCGACAAACGGGATTACATCGTGTCGAACGAACGGATTCTCTCGACCGGATTCAAGCCGGATTGGCCGCTCGCGCGCGGCATCCGGGAATTGACGAAGTGCTACACCATCGTGTCCGGCACGGGATACGGCAATGTCTAG
- a CDS encoding Putative GDP-L-fucose synthase (Evidence 3 : Putative function from multiple computational evidences; MaGe:77308352) — MTGPLLVTGGTGLLGSAIRKLRPDAIFLSRADGDLRDRSVAHRLLEQIRPAQILHLAGVVGGVKTNAANNSRFFEENVLINTAVLSAARSLGVQRLISFLSSCAFPIFTDRATTEIDLQTALPYAGNAGYGYAKRMLDLHTRLVAKEEGWQWTTLTPVTIYGPQDSFDSESSHVVGALIHRCWLAKTTGAPFIVWGSGRAVRQFVFVDDVAKIVVDAIQRSSDSLTTIIAPDSGITIRTLAETIASVMDYTGPMVFDATQPEGVLVKRLRSATFSDRFPACRFTSLRHGLETTVRWFMRQASSREHIADGSRPFSHQF, encoded by the coding sequence ATGACAGGGCCTCTATTGGTCACGGGTGGAACCGGCCTGCTGGGATCGGCCATACGGAAGCTTCGGCCTGACGCGATCTTTCTATCGCGCGCGGACGGAGACCTCCGTGACCGCAGCGTGGCGCACCGCCTGCTTGAACAAATCAGGCCGGCGCAAATCCTCCATCTGGCCGGTGTGGTCGGAGGCGTGAAGACAAATGCGGCGAACAATAGCCGTTTCTTTGAGGAGAATGTGTTGATCAATACCGCAGTGCTATCCGCGGCTCGCTCCCTTGGGGTGCAGCGACTGATCTCGTTTCTCTCTAGTTGTGCGTTCCCCATCTTTACCGACCGAGCCACGACTGAGATCGATCTGCAGACGGCGCTGCCCTATGCCGGTAATGCGGGATACGGCTACGCCAAGCGCATGCTGGATCTCCATACCCGTCTTGTAGCGAAAGAAGAAGGCTGGCAGTGGACCACGCTGACGCCGGTTACAATTTATGGCCCGCAGGACTCCTTCGATTCCGAAAGCAGTCATGTGGTGGGCGCGCTGATTCATCGGTGCTGGCTGGCCAAAACCACCGGGGCTCCGTTTATCGTCTGGGGCAGCGGTCGTGCGGTGCGTCAGTTCGTCTTTGTTGACGATGTCGCCAAGATCGTCGTCGATGCGATTCAGCGCAGCAGCGATTCCCTCACAACCATCATTGCTCCGGACAGCGGCATTACGATTCGCACCTTGGCCGAAACCATCGCGTCAGTCATGGACTATACAGGGCCGATGGTATTCGACGCGACTCAACCTGAAGGCGTGCTGGTCAAGCGCTTGCGTAGCGCGACGTTTTCTGATCGGTTTCCCGCTTGCCGGTTTACCAGTCTGCGGCATGGCCTGGAGACAACGGTGCGTTGGTTTATGCGGCAGGCTTCATCAAGAGAGCACATCGCAGACGGGTCGCGTCCATTCAGTCATCAGTTCTAA
- a CDS encoding Aminotransferase class I/II-fold pyridoxal phosphate-dependent enzyme (MaGe:77308353) — protein sequence MEGRHAAPQTLNPRWCLAYDTIDRQDIDRLVEWLHTYPRLTKGPITVEFESRWSQWLGDSHSVFCNSGSSANLLMYYALLASGRLRNKKVIVPSVGWVTSIAPAIQFGFEPIMCEADPDTFGLDLNHLEELLKQHQPQTVMLVQVLGVPHKMRELMALKERYGFLLLEDACAAIGASYDGQKVGSFGDMASFSFYFGHQMSTIEGGMVSTNDKELADLLLMLRSHGWSKDLGPETHRALVTQYQIDDFHSPFVFYEPGFNLRSTDLNAFIGIGQVEKLDWMTEQRRANHARYLDRLSSSFYAQRPPKNSQVASISVGLLAESRQQRQRIVHALVTRGIETRIFSAGNLGLHPFWVNRYGAASFPVADRIHHCGFFLPNHAALTPDDVATISQVVLEAA from the coding sequence ATGGAAGGCCGTCATGCAGCGCCGCAGACTTTGAATCCTCGATGGTGCCTTGCTTACGACACCATCGATCGGCAGGACATCGATCGCTTAGTGGAATGGCTGCACACCTATCCTCGCCTGACGAAAGGCCCGATCACCGTCGAGTTCGAATCGCGTTGGTCGCAATGGCTGGGTGACTCCCATTCCGTCTTTTGCAATTCTGGATCGTCGGCGAACTTGCTCATGTATTACGCCCTGCTGGCTTCCGGACGCTTGAGGAACAAGAAAGTCATTGTGCCCAGCGTCGGCTGGGTGACATCCATCGCTCCCGCGATTCAATTCGGCTTCGAGCCGATCATGTGCGAAGCCGACCCAGACACCTTCGGCTTGGATCTGAATCACCTGGAAGAGCTGTTGAAGCAACATCAACCGCAGACGGTCATGCTCGTTCAGGTATTGGGCGTCCCGCATAAGATGCGGGAGCTGATGGCTCTGAAAGAGCGCTATGGCTTCCTGTTGCTGGAAGATGCCTGCGCCGCCATTGGTGCGAGTTATGACGGGCAGAAAGTCGGCTCGTTCGGCGACATGGCCAGTTTTTCCTTCTACTTCGGCCATCAGATGTCGACCATTGAAGGCGGCATGGTCTCGACCAATGACAAAGAGCTGGCCGATTTGCTGTTGATGCTTCGAAGTCACGGGTGGAGCAAAGACCTGGGTCCCGAGACCCATCGCGCATTGGTCACCCAATACCAGATCGATGACTTTCACTCTCCCTTTGTCTTCTATGAACCGGGATTCAATCTCCGCTCGACCGATCTCAATGCCTTTATTGGAATCGGACAAGTCGAGAAGCTGGACTGGATGACGGAACAGCGCCGGGCGAACCATGCGCGCTATCTGGACCGCCTCAGTTCCAGTTTCTATGCCCAACGTCCTCCGAAGAACAGCCAGGTGGCCAGTATTTCGGTCGGTCTGTTGGCGGAGTCGCGCCAGCAACGCCAGCGAATTGTTCACGCACTTGTGACGCGCGGAATTGAAACCCGCATTTTCTCAGCCGGCAATCTGGGGCTCCACCCATTCTGGGTCAACCGGTATGGAGCGGCGAGCTTCCCGGTTGCCGACCGGATACATCATTGCGGCTTCTTTCTGCCGAACCATGCCGCGCTGACGCCGGACGATGTCGCGACCATTTCACAGGTTGTTCTGGAGGCCGCATGA